A portion of the Bacillus thuringiensis genome contains these proteins:
- a CDS encoding DUF3980 domain-containing protein codes for MINRKCSRCKEITGTLHGGKKIKEEFLCEDCLQKGIASGEIELSQVEQEQTSYLSIKILKIMSVIYLIGSILMAFSTGPFIHNLGFDEMSISGSELGLISIVMLGSLFQSVLVFCGIWVFILLVETVIKIYEKMK; via the coding sequence ATGATAAATCGAAAATGTTCAAGGTGTAAAGAAATTACAGGTACATTGCACGGTGGTAAAAAAATTAAGGAAGAATTTCTATGTGAGGACTGTTTGCAAAAAGGAATTGCGAGCGGTGAAATCGAATTATCACAAGTGGAGCAAGAACAAACTTCGTATCTTTCTATAAAAATATTAAAAATAATGAGTGTGATTTATTTAATAGGATCTATTTTAATGGCTTTTTCAACTGGTCCATTTATACATAACCTGGGGTTTGATGAAATGTCCATTTCAGGATCAGAATTAGGTTTAATAAGTATTGTTATGCTAGGTTCTTTATTCCAGTCTGTTCTTGTATTTTGCGGGATATGGGTATTCATCCTTTTAGTAGAAACGGTCATTAAAATTTATGAAAAAATGAAGTGA
- a CDS encoding metallophosphoesterase family protein — MDKIAIISDIHGNIPALESVLQDIKLRGIERIICLGDLVGKGPHSSEAIEIIRKECEVVVMGNWDDFITKPTEFEALKWHQKQLSEEQNDYLRSLPFSIEFYMSGKLIRMFHASPRSLYERIQPHASREERISMFENSDLTENIEGERKPDVVCYGDVHQAFVQNFRGKTLCNAGSVGNPLEITQASYLIFEGTYNEKEAASFSIQLVRVPYDIELAIRLAEELEMPEIAEYKQELRTALYRGFKGK; from the coding sequence ATGGATAAAATAGCGATAATTTCAGATATACATGGTAATATTCCAGCTTTAGAATCTGTGCTACAAGACATTAAATTAAGAGGAATCGAGCGCATTATTTGTCTTGGAGATTTAGTAGGAAAAGGACCTCATTCCAGTGAAGCAATTGAAATCATTCGTAAAGAATGTGAAGTAGTCGTAATGGGAAACTGGGATGATTTTATTACAAAGCCGACTGAATTTGAAGCATTAAAATGGCATCAAAAACAATTATCAGAAGAACAAAATGACTATTTAAGAAGCTTACCATTTTCAATCGAGTTTTATATGAGTGGAAAACTCATTCGTATGTTCCACGCTTCACCGAGAAGTTTGTATGAAAGAATTCAACCACACGCTTCAAGAGAAGAGCGTATTAGTATGTTCGAAAATAGTGATTTGACTGAAAATATAGAAGGGGAAAGAAAACCAGATGTCGTTTGTTACGGTGACGTTCACCAAGCGTTCGTTCAAAATTTCAGAGGGAAAACGTTATGTAATGCCGGTAGCGTAGGAAACCCACTTGAAATAACACAAGCTTCCTATTTAATATTTGAAGGAACTTACAATGAAAAAGAAGCAGCGAGCTTTTCTATTCAACTTGTACGAGTACCGTATGATATTGAATTAGCTATCAGACTAGCAGAAGAACTCGAAATGCCAGAAATTGCAGAATACAAACAAGAGTTACGGACTGCATTGTATCGAGGATTTAAGGGGAAATAA
- a CDS encoding aminoglycoside phosphotransferase family protein yields MEEMLREIERKLEWPRIAKCTAISKGFSHEEKYKIELKNQETYFAKVCDAVHFERKQEEYTYMKQLESLHIPTPKLIHFIILEKLNKCVQVFEWTRGINGEEGLTKLSVEEQYNAGRKAGEVLKRIHSIERESASNKWETSRWNKYERYIEALADYEVNFLDLKPVLTFVENHKDLLKNRPIRFLHDDFHPANSMIHNKEFIVIDFGGYDFGDPIHDFYNVAIFTTRISKPFAVGQVHGYCGGEPSLHFWKLYSLYAAMTFPADIVWTNRSTPHLVDDMKERLNGILEEHNHFSSYIPKWYQSQHVDIINNK; encoded by the coding sequence GTGGAAGAAATGCTTAGAGAGATAGAGAGAAAACTAGAATGGCCTCGTATTGCAAAGTGTACAGCTATTTCAAAAGGTTTTTCACATGAAGAGAAGTATAAAATTGAATTAAAGAATCAAGAAACTTATTTTGCAAAAGTATGTGATGCTGTTCATTTTGAACGTAAACAAGAAGAATATACGTATATGAAACAATTAGAGTCATTACATATTCCAACGCCCAAGTTAATTCATTTCATAATACTTGAGAAATTAAATAAATGTGTTCAAGTATTTGAATGGACCCGAGGTATAAATGGTGAAGAAGGTTTAACGAAGCTATCGGTGGAAGAACAGTATAATGCAGGAAGAAAAGCGGGGGAAGTATTAAAGAGGATTCACTCAATTGAAAGAGAAAGTGCAAGTAATAAATGGGAAACATCTAGATGGAATAAATACGAAAGATACATAGAGGCACTAGCAGATTACGAGGTGAATTTTCTGGATTTGAAGCCAGTATTAACCTTTGTAGAGAATCATAAAGATTTATTGAAAAATCGTCCAATAAGATTTTTACATGATGACTTCCATCCAGCAAATAGTATGATTCATAATAAGGAGTTTATCGTTATTGATTTTGGTGGATATGATTTTGGCGATCCAATACACGATTTTTATAATGTAGCGATTTTTACTACAAGAATAAGTAAACCATTTGCGGTTGGACAAGTTCACGGTTATTGCGGAGGCGAACCATCGCTTCATTTTTGGAAACTGTATTCGTTATATGCAGCAATGACATTCCCAGCTGATATCGTATGGACGAACCGAAGTACGCCGCATTTAGTAGATGATATGAAGGAAAGATTAAACGGAATTTTAGAAGAGCATAATCATTTTTCATCTTATATTCCAAAATGGTATCAATCACAACATGTAGATATAATAAATAATAAATAA
- a CDS encoding DMT family transporter, producing the protein MKRWQMEWLLVSVALVWGANYTIGKYGVAFMSSIQFNSLRFLVASPVLLLITFIMERSLRIERKDWLRLVAVGIVGTTMYQTMFMLSVKYTSATNASLLIAMSPIFTGILAVLHKQERFSMKVQIGSIVAFIGAAFVLLTGHTGGTTYEYAWLGNIIGLVAAIAWGWYPILAQPLITKYSAMRVTSWSTLIGIVPLVVYCLFNVNTLTWPVDMPSWGSLAYSIVFATIFGLAMWYVGISKIGSTKVMVYMYLVPLFAVIFAAVTIGEQINTMQLVGGLIIFIGLYVVKKGGIQKPALNLKKVS; encoded by the coding sequence ATGAAACGATGGCAAATGGAATGGCTCCTAGTATCAGTTGCATTAGTATGGGGAGCAAATTATACAATAGGAAAGTATGGCGTGGCATTTATGTCATCCATTCAATTTAATAGTTTACGATTTTTAGTAGCATCACCGGTATTATTACTTATTACTTTTATAATGGAACGCTCATTACGTATTGAAAGAAAAGATTGGTTACGATTAGTAGCAGTCGGTATCGTTGGTACGACAATGTATCAAACGATGTTTATGCTATCTGTGAAATATACTTCAGCAACGAACGCCTCATTATTAATTGCGATGTCACCTATTTTTACAGGGATATTAGCAGTATTGCACAAACAAGAACGTTTTTCGATGAAGGTACAAATTGGTTCAATAGTAGCGTTTATTGGTGCAGCATTCGTTTTATTAACAGGACATACAGGAGGAACTACTTACGAATATGCGTGGCTCGGAAACATAATTGGATTAGTCGCAGCGATTGCGTGGGGATGGTATCCAATATTAGCGCAACCTCTTATAACAAAATATTCCGCAATGAGAGTCACATCTTGGTCAACTTTAATTGGAATTGTACCTCTCGTTGTATATTGTTTATTCAACGTAAATACATTAACGTGGCCAGTAGACATGCCAAGCTGGGGGTCTCTAGCATATTCAATCGTCTTCGCGACAATCTTCGGACTTGCAATGTGGTATGTCGGTATTAGTAAAATAGGCTCAACGAAAGTAATGGTTTATATGTATCTTGTACCATTGTTCGCAGTTATCTTCGCGGCAGTAACTATCGGAGAGCAAATCAACACGATGCAACTCGTTGGCGGACTTATAATCTTTATTGGCTTATATGTTGTAAAAAAGGGTGGAATTCAAAAGCCAGCTCTCAATTTGAAAAAAGTAAGTTAA
- a CDS encoding VOC family protein, whose amino-acid sequence MLRFDHLVHAVHDTPKEAAKQMQELGFHTVLGGEHTNWGTWNSLSYFDLSYIEFLTVQHEEKAKEAENPLVQETVVKLQNGEGMLQIAIRTDVIEELAVNFNKYGLHTIGPFEGKRMRKDGRLLEWKMLFVKQEENGPKLPFFIQWNETDEERRNDLRNIGTITEHKNKVQQIETIHYAVKNVRETVRKWKEVMRLSTSSVVKNEKWNAECQSVVFGNIHVQFCEPIGEGLVLEHLNKNGENPFAVEFKGGNKREHEVLGSLYIY is encoded by the coding sequence ATGTTACGATTTGATCATCTCGTTCACGCAGTTCATGATACACCGAAGGAAGCGGCAAAACAAATGCAGGAACTTGGATTTCATACTGTATTAGGCGGAGAGCATACGAACTGGGGTACTTGGAATAGTTTAAGTTATTTTGACTTATCATACATAGAATTTCTGACAGTTCAACATGAAGAAAAAGCGAAAGAAGCAGAAAATCCATTAGTACAAGAAACAGTGGTGAAACTACAAAATGGAGAAGGAATGCTACAAATCGCAATCCGAACAGATGTAATTGAGGAGCTAGCAGTTAACTTTAATAAGTACGGCTTACATACGATAGGGCCATTTGAAGGGAAACGCATGAGAAAAGATGGCCGGCTTCTAGAATGGAAAATGTTATTTGTTAAGCAAGAAGAGAACGGACCGAAATTACCTTTCTTTATACAGTGGAATGAAACGGACGAAGAAAGAAGAAACGATTTACGTAACATAGGAACGATCACTGAACATAAAAACAAAGTACAACAAATTGAAACGATCCATTATGCAGTGAAAAACGTTCGAGAAACGGTGCGGAAATGGAAAGAAGTAATGAGACTATCTACAAGCTCAGTTGTGAAAAATGAAAAATGGAATGCTGAGTGTCAAAGTGTAGTGTTTGGAAATATTCATGTACAGTTTTGTGAACCGATTGGAGAAGGGCTAGTGCTAGAACATTTGAATAAGAATGGCGAAAATCCATTTGCAGTAGAGTTTAAAGGTGGAAATAAAAGAGAGCATGAAGTGCTAGGTAGTTTGTACATATATTAA
- a CDS encoding GNAT family N-acetyltransferase: MRVRNIKGEDYVKIHSVLNDWWGGRDMTGMLPKLFFVHFQETSFIIEEEGETLGFLCGFFSQTYKDEAYVHFIGVNPKYRRRGIASTLYSYFFDIARANNRKVVKAITSPVNKKSIQFHREIGFRIEAGDDEIEGVSVHTNYDGNGGSRVLFLKNV; encoded by the coding sequence ATGCGAGTAAGAAACATCAAAGGGGAAGATTATGTAAAAATTCATTCTGTTTTAAATGATTGGTGGGGCGGGAGAGATATGACTGGTATGTTGCCAAAATTGTTTTTCGTTCACTTTCAAGAAACGAGTTTTATTATTGAAGAAGAGGGAGAAACGTTAGGTTTCTTATGCGGTTTTTTTTCACAAACATATAAAGATGAAGCATACGTTCATTTTATCGGTGTGAATCCGAAGTATAGAAGAAGAGGAATTGCATCGACATTGTATTCTTATTTCTTTGATATTGCTCGTGCAAATAACCGTAAAGTTGTAAAAGCAATCACGTCACCAGTAAATAAAAAATCAATACAGTTTCATAGGGAGATTGGCTTTCGAATTGAGGCTGGGGATGATGAAATAGAGGGTGTATCGGTACATACAAATTATGATGGGAATGGTGGTAGTAGAGTATTATTTTTGAAAAATGTGTAA
- a CDS encoding NUDIX hydrolase produces the protein MISKLTFGLKKPTVHYELRPSCYAIIFQSSSSKIVIIQKGDRYFLPGGGMEGTETKDECLHHELLEELGWAIEIDQYIGNAMRYFYAEKEDTYYLNDGFFYIANMVQTQTKNCEEDHVLRWMSPLLAVELLIHDHQKWAVEQALLLQKPKGSPSI, from the coding sequence ATGATTTCAAAACTCACGTTTGGCTTGAAAAAACCTACTGTTCATTATGAATTAAGACCTAGTTGTTATGCGATTATTTTTCAATCATCTTCTTCAAAGATTGTTATTATCCAAAAAGGAGACCGTTATTTTTTACCTGGTGGTGGTATGGAAGGTACCGAAACAAAAGATGAATGCTTACATCATGAACTACTAGAGGAATTAGGATGGGCAATTGAAATTGATCAGTATATCGGTAATGCAATGCGATATTTTTATGCGGAAAAAGAAGATACTTATTATTTAAACGATGGGTTCTTTTATATTGCGAACATGGTGCAGACACAAACTAAAAACTGTGAGGAAGATCATGTTTTGCGGTGGATGTCTCCTTTACTTGCTGTAGAGCTTCTCATTCATGATCATCAAAAATGGGCTGTTGAACAAGCGCTTTTATTACAAAAACCAAAAGGATCTCCTTCTATATGA
- a CDS encoding PLP-dependent aminotransferase family protein, which translates to MEWKLDSDSKIPIYQQVVDFIEKRITYGELPPGSFLPSERKLATQLNVNRSTVTTAYNELRAMGIVESTTGKGTRVSTHMWGVSPTLTPNWRNFVEGGTFLPNLPLLRHIRAEVQQNENIIDFANGELGCNLYPHDQLQAILREQPLTHSLSYDHPQGYLPLRQAVVKYMKEYLKVEATEQSIMITSGAQQALHLIVQCLLNPGDAVAFESPSHCYSLPLFQSAGIRIFPLPVDEHGINPDDVQELYRKHRIKMIFLNPNFQNPTGTMLHPNRRKKLLSLCADLRIAIVEDDPSSLLTLEKKQPCPTLKSIDENGTVIYVHSLSKMIAPGLRVGWLVAPQSVVERLSDARHQMELGMSIFPQWLMQQFFETVPFQSHIVPLRKQLAEKRDVIVRALNEQLHDKISFSNPTGGIYIWGKLKEPINEKQLIMQSLKQEIAFMPGSIFGAKDGYIRLSYGKVDIDQIAEGISRLRQAILVCENNFK; encoded by the coding sequence ATGGAATGGAAGCTAGATAGTGACAGTAAAATCCCTATTTATCAGCAAGTTGTTGACTTTATTGAAAAACGTATTACATATGGAGAACTTCCTCCAGGAAGCTTCCTCCCTTCAGAACGGAAATTAGCTACGCAGTTAAATGTAAACAGAAGTACAGTAACGACTGCTTATAATGAACTACGTGCTATGGGAATTGTAGAAAGTACGACTGGTAAAGGTACACGTGTGAGTACACATATGTGGGGCGTTTCTCCAACATTAACGCCGAACTGGAGAAATTTCGTAGAAGGTGGTACTTTTTTACCAAACTTACCACTACTTCGCCATATTCGGGCAGAAGTACAACAAAATGAAAATATTATAGATTTCGCTAATGGAGAACTCGGTTGTAATCTTTATCCTCATGATCAACTACAAGCGATTTTACGTGAACAACCGTTAACGCATTCATTAAGTTACGATCATCCGCAAGGCTATCTCCCGCTAAGACAAGCGGTCGTAAAATATATGAAGGAATATTTAAAAGTTGAGGCGACTGAACAATCCATTATGATTACATCTGGCGCACAGCAAGCACTTCACCTTATCGTGCAATGTTTATTAAATCCAGGTGATGCTGTTGCTTTCGAAAGTCCTTCACACTGTTATTCCTTGCCGTTATTCCAATCAGCAGGTATTCGTATTTTCCCATTACCTGTCGATGAACACGGCATTAATCCAGACGATGTACAAGAGCTATACAGAAAGCACCGCATTAAAATGATTTTTTTAAATCCAAATTTCCAAAACCCTACGGGGACGATGCTTCATCCAAACCGTAGAAAAAAACTATTATCACTTTGCGCAGATTTACGAATTGCAATCGTTGAAGATGATCCATCTAGTTTGCTGACGCTAGAAAAGAAACAACCTTGTCCTACTTTGAAATCAATAGATGAAAACGGAACTGTCATTTATGTACATTCTTTATCAAAAATGATTGCGCCAGGATTACGAGTCGGTTGGCTTGTCGCCCCGCAGTCTGTCGTAGAGCGATTGTCAGACGCACGGCACCAAATGGAATTAGGAATGAGTATTTTCCCGCAGTGGCTTATGCAGCAATTTTTCGAAACCGTACCATTTCAGTCTCATATCGTACCGTTACGAAAACAATTAGCAGAAAAAAGAGACGTTATCGTTCGTGCCCTAAACGAGCAACTTCATGATAAAATCTCTTTTTCAAACCCTACTGGTGGTATATACATTTGGGGGAAATTAAAAGAACCTATAAACGAAAAACAACTCATTATGCAAAGTTTAAAACAAGAAATTGCTTTTATGCCAGGTAGTATTTTCGGTGCGAAAGATGGTTATATACGTTTATCTTATGGAAAAGTGGATATTGATCAAATTGCGGAAGGTATTTCTCGTTTACGCCAGGCTATTTTGGTATGTGAAAATAACTTTAAATAA
- a CDS encoding DUF3892 domain-containing protein produces MDKKDFEKVYNEYLHQGEEQAQFEVDHEVNSGVEQIVAVRKNDDGDLIAFKTSSGRELDYMTALNEAKSGKLAHVDVFHKYGRDIIRSEPDGIKENNLDNLPSF; encoded by the coding sequence ATGGACAAAAAAGACTTTGAAAAAGTTTACAATGAATACTTACATCAAGGAGAAGAGCAAGCGCAATTTGAAGTAGACCATGAAGTCAATTCAGGAGTAGAACAAATTGTTGCCGTTCGTAAAAATGATGATGGAGATTTAATAGCCTTTAAAACAAGTAGCGGGAGAGAGTTAGATTATATGACTGCTCTTAATGAAGCAAAATCAGGGAAGTTAGCTCATGTGGACGTATTTCATAAGTATGGTAGAGATATTATACGTAGTGAACCGGATGGTATAAAGGAAAATAACTTAGATAATTTACCTTCATTTTAA
- a CDS encoding sulfite exporter TauE/SafE family protein: MQKLIVFAIIGFFAQLIDGALGMAYGVTSTSLLLMFGIAPAVASASVHLAEVVTTAASGASHIKFGNVDKYTVSRLTLPGAIGAFVGACFLSNLPGDVIKPYISIFLFTLGVYILLRFIIQKQIVTSNKRMSAKQLVPLGLFAGFVDSTGGGGWGPITTPVLLARGNEARKVIGSVDTSEFPVSLAATIGFFISLGWEQVSWVWVFALMLGGIVAAPIAAWLVRIVPAHLLGVLVGGLIIFTNIRTLLTTFKVDPTIISLSYVAVGLVVIISIFIAVRNHSNRPNASTAEYPNDQKQMLP, encoded by the coding sequence ATGCAGAAATTAATTGTCTTTGCTATTATTGGATTTTTCGCTCAATTGATCGACGGAGCACTTGGAATGGCGTATGGGGTAACGTCTACTTCACTATTATTAATGTTTGGTATTGCACCGGCTGTAGCTTCCGCATCGGTTCATTTAGCTGAAGTCGTTACAACTGCAGCTTCTGGCGCATCTCATATCAAATTTGGAAACGTTGATAAATATACAGTTTCCAGGCTTACATTACCTGGGGCAATCGGCGCATTTGTTGGGGCATGTTTTTTAAGTAATTTGCCTGGAGATGTGATCAAACCGTACATTTCCATATTTTTATTCACTTTAGGGGTTTACATTTTATTACGATTCATCATTCAAAAACAAATTGTCACTTCAAATAAGCGTATGTCTGCAAAACAACTTGTGCCGCTTGGTTTATTCGCTGGATTCGTTGATTCAACTGGTGGCGGTGGTTGGGGGCCGATTACGACACCCGTTCTTCTAGCAAGAGGAAATGAAGCTAGAAAAGTTATTGGATCTGTAGATACGAGTGAATTTCCTGTTTCACTCGCTGCAACAATTGGCTTCTTCATCTCACTTGGCTGGGAACAAGTAAGCTGGGTTTGGGTATTTGCGTTAATGCTTGGCGGTATTGTCGCAGCTCCAATTGCTGCATGGTTAGTTCGTATCGTTCCAGCACATTTACTTGGGGTATTAGTTGGCGGTCTTATTATCTTTACGAATATACGTACACTGCTTACTACATTTAAAGTGGATCCAACTATTATTTCACTTTCTTACGTTGCAGTTGGTCTTGTCGTTATTATTTCTATTTTCATTGCTGTTCGAAATCATTCCAATCGTCCTAACGCATCAACAGCTGAGTATCCAAATGATCAGAAGCAAATGCTACCATAA
- a CDS encoding YaiI/YqxD family protein codes for MKIYVDADACPVKDVIIFEATNVEIPVTLVTSFSHYSNAEQPKGVETIYVDSGADAADYRIMQLAKKEDLIVTQDYGLASLALAKGCIVLHHKGYKYTNDNIEQLLQTRYLSAMVRKSGKRTKGPKPFTAEDKEKFRELFKSMITLQK; via the coding sequence ATGAAGATTTACGTTGATGCAGATGCTTGTCCTGTAAAAGATGTGATTATTTTTGAGGCTACGAATGTGGAAATTCCTGTTACCCTCGTTACTAGTTTTTCACATTATTCTAATGCAGAGCAGCCAAAAGGTGTCGAAACAATTTATGTTGATTCTGGAGCAGATGCTGCAGATTACCGAATTATGCAGTTAGCAAAAAAAGAAGATTTAATCGTAACACAAGATTACGGTCTTGCTTCGCTCGCTTTAGCAAAAGGCTGTATCGTTCTTCATCATAAAGGTTACAAGTATACGAATGATAACATTGAACAATTGCTACAAACACGATATTTAAGTGCAATGGTTCGAAAAAGTGGTAAACGTACAAAGGGACCGAAACCATTTACAGCAGAAGACAAAGAGAAATTTAGAGAGCTCTTTAAAAGTATGATTACACTTCAGAAATAA
- a CDS encoding DUF2785 domain-containing protein, with protein MNEVLELKEELLQIKNNNYAVPEDVDAYPYAQWMLDYIGSPDAELRDDLIYSTLHKWITNDVFRQKELRGLMLQAISPDYLFYKIGEKGTDSVFKRAFSVLIPPLILSVHEREPLLSEEQLYSVAEQVLEYVYLEEDVRGYVEGKGWAHSTAHAADALDALARTIQNREFSYAILAAVRQKVRLHDYVYIHFEDERLVAPIMSLRNQNLLTEEEWSNWLHSIATVEDIRHPQHAILVQNIRAFLRSLYFRVLETEGSTAFTDDVLETLKGLRRY; from the coding sequence ATGAATGAAGTACTAGAACTAAAAGAAGAACTACTACAAATTAAAAATAACAATTATGCTGTACCAGAAGACGTAGATGCATATCCATATGCGCAGTGGATGTTAGATTATATCGGATCACCTGATGCTGAACTGCGTGATGATTTGATATATAGTACGCTTCACAAATGGATTACAAATGATGTATTTAGACAAAAAGAATTACGAGGATTAATGCTGCAAGCAATTAGCCCTGATTATTTATTTTATAAAATTGGTGAAAAGGGAACAGACTCTGTTTTTAAACGTGCATTCTCCGTATTAATTCCACCACTTATTTTATCTGTTCATGAAAGAGAACCACTGTTATCTGAAGAACAACTGTACAGTGTGGCAGAACAAGTGCTGGAATATGTATATTTAGAAGAAGATGTAAGAGGCTACGTAGAAGGAAAAGGCTGGGCACACTCTACTGCACATGCAGCAGATGCGCTCGATGCTTTAGCACGTACAATCCAAAATCGTGAGTTCTCATATGCAATACTAGCTGCCGTTCGTCAGAAGGTACGCTTACATGACTACGTATACATTCACTTTGAGGATGAGAGATTAGTAGCACCAATTATGTCGTTACGTAACCAAAATCTTTTAACTGAAGAAGAGTGGAGCAACTGGTTACATAGTATAGCAACTGTTGAAGACATCCGACATCCGCAGCATGCTATTTTAGTACAAAATATTAGAGCTTTCTTAAGAAGTTTATATTTTAGAGTTTTAGAGACAGAGGGTAGTACAGCCTTTACAGATGATGTATTGGAGACTTTGAAAGGGTTGCGTAGGTATTAA
- a CDS encoding GrpB family protein yields the protein MDKKENPNDWPVWANESVEIVSANPDWQDKGRCEEQQLYELLAPLGISKVIHIGSTSIPDLPAKPIIDLMAEIDSFERVLDISATLAIYNWHYVSPELDERPWRRFFVKVKNNRRVAHLHLMVKGTERWEQQLLFRNRLRENPQLVYEYSNLKQDLAKKFKQDREAYTKAKTEFIKQVLK from the coding sequence ATGGATAAAAAAGAGAATCCGAACGATTGGCCTGTATGGGCGAATGAGTCAGTAGAGATAGTTAGTGCAAATCCTGATTGGCAAGATAAAGGCCGATGTGAAGAACAGCAACTATATGAACTGCTTGCTCCTCTCGGTATAAGCAAAGTAATACATATAGGAAGTACATCCATACCTGATTTACCTGCAAAACCTATCATTGATCTAATGGCTGAAATAGACTCATTTGAAAGAGTACTAGATATTTCAGCTACATTGGCCATATATAATTGGCATTATGTAAGCCCAGAATTAGATGAAAGACCTTGGAGAAGGTTCTTTGTGAAAGTTAAGAATAATAGGCGTGTAGCTCACCTGCATTTGATGGTTAAAGGAACTGAGAGATGGGAGCAACAACTTTTATTTCGCAACCGCTTACGAGAAAATCCACAATTAGTTTATGAGTATTCAAATCTTAAACAAGATTTAGCTAAAAAATTTAAACAAGATAGAGAAGCATACACAAAAGCTAAAACAGAATTTATTAAACAAGTTCTAAAATGA
- a CDS encoding AraC family transcriptional regulator, whose translation MESKQSRNEYLRRIHKVQDYIESNIDSSLSIEKLADIAGFSKFHFHRIFKGIVDEPLSRYVNRLKLERATNLLTYRLDMTITDIAYHFGFTDSAVFSRTFKNYYGVSPSQYRNDNSKNCKDVRGIPQYNECKKVRGNVEIVTADDINVAYIRHIGTYEELTLAFPNMIEKLFHYAAEENYHVFEDTKVLTIYHDHHEFTEDNHLRTSLCITIPDESTVETNDIGIMVIPSGKYAVGPFEIRQDEYKGAWDYLYGEWLPNSGYKPRDSYPFEVYKNNPEQHPEKKHIVDIYVPIEPF comes from the coding sequence ATGGAGAGTAAACAAAGTAGAAATGAGTATTTAAGACGCATACATAAGGTTCAAGATTATATAGAATCAAACATAGACAGTTCACTATCCATTGAAAAGCTAGCGGATATAGCAGGATTTTCGAAGTTTCATTTTCATAGAATTTTTAAAGGAATAGTAGACGAGCCGTTATCACGATATGTAAATCGATTGAAGTTAGAAAGGGCAACAAACCTTCTTACATATCGATTGGATATGACGATTACGGATATCGCTTACCATTTTGGTTTCACAGATTCAGCAGTTTTCTCCCGAACATTTAAAAATTATTACGGTGTAAGTCCGTCTCAATATCGAAATGACAATAGCAAGAATTGCAAAGACGTAAGGGGAATTCCTCAATACAATGAATGTAAGAAGGTTCGAGGAAATGTTGAAATTGTAACAGCGGACGATATAAACGTCGCATACATAAGACATATCGGTACATATGAAGAGTTAACGCTAGCTTTTCCAAACATGATAGAGAAATTATTTCATTACGCAGCAGAGGAAAACTATCATGTATTTGAGGATACGAAAGTATTAACCATTTACCACGATCATCATGAATTTACTGAGGACAATCATTTAAGAACTAGTTTATGTATAACAATTCCCGATGAATCCACAGTAGAAACGAACGACATAGGAATAATGGTAATACCTTCAGGGAAATATGCGGTAGGTCCTTTTGAAATACGCCAAGATGAATATAAAGGGGCGTGGGATTACTTATACGGTGAATGGTTGCCAAATAGCGGATATAAACCGAGAGACTCATATCCTTTTGAAGTGTATAAAAATAATCCAGAGCAGCACCCAGAAAAGAAACATATAGTTGATATATATGTACCTATCGAACCTTTTTAA